From Bacillus basilensis, a single genomic window includes:
- a CDS encoding sigma-70 family RNA polymerase sigma factor, whose translation MKITEENVAIQLRKRNEKALYFIIDQYGGLIKSIVQKHLASFQDVQEECMDDVLLAIWNHIEKYDEEKNTLKNWIAAITKYKSIDYARKYAKTVNEKGLDQIGEIAVHTDTTKREISNDMEHILNHLKKNDKEIFMKHYVEEDSVEDIAEKMGVKTSFIYNRLSRGRKKLRALFLHNRMK comes from the coding sequence ATGAAAATTACAGAAGAGAACGTTGCAATACAGCTAAGGAAAAGGAATGAAAAAGCATTATATTTTATTATCGACCAGTACGGCGGACTTATAAAAAGTATTGTTCAGAAGCATTTAGCTTCTTTTCAAGATGTGCAAGAGGAATGTATGGATGATGTGTTGTTGGCGATTTGGAATCATATTGAAAAGTATGATGAAGAGAAAAATACGTTAAAAAATTGGATTGCAGCTATTACAAAATATAAATCTATCGATTATGCGAGGAAATATGCGAAGACAGTAAATGAAAAAGGATTAGATCAAATAGGTGAAATAGCGGTACATACCGATACTACTAAAAGAGAAATTAGTAATGATATGGAACATATATTAAATCATTTAAAGAAGAACGATAAAGAAATCTTTATGAAGCATTACGTGGAAGAAGATAGTGTGGAAGATATTGCGGAGAAAATGGGGGTGAAAACTTCTTTTATATACAATCGTCTATCAAGAGGTCGAAAGAAGTTAAGGGCATTATTTTTACATAACCGGATGAAATAA
- a CDS encoding DHA2 family efflux MFS transporter permease subunit translates to MSSIIIAGYALFCIIVFFLVNRLLRKKKTNVGEEQVPAVNKIEVSKVETEETEIERKQESEISNVVELETGQQEEVKQEKEVPKKQMSMPVENVNVKAVVAVLILGMFVSILNQTIINVALPPLMNEFNVSTSTAQWLITGFMLVNGILVPISAFLVSRFTYRKLFVAAMLFFTVGSIICAISGNFTMMMTGRVIQAVGAGILMPVGMNIFMTLFPPHKRGAAMGLLGVAMILAPAIGPTVTGWVIENYSWNLMFYAMFIIGLIITFLSLKFFTLAQPVSKTKLDIFGVVSSSIGLGSLLYGFSEAGNNSWTSAEVIISLVIGVIGLALFIWRELTTDNKMLDLQVFKYPVFTFTLVINAIVTMALFGGMLLLPVYLQNIRGFTPIESGLLLLPGSLIMGIMGPVAGKLFDKYGIRPLAIIGLAITTYATYEFTKLSMDTPYSVIMTDYIIRSIGMSFIMMPIMTAGMNALPMKLISHGTATQNTSRQVAGSIGTAILITLMTQQTTAHVADYGNMLTTSNPILVDKVHGMGQSLAALAGSAQAGDAMGTQLLYGQISKLSAINGINDAFLIATILAGVAWVLSFFLPSGNKPNRKAGN, encoded by the coding sequence ATGTCCTCAATCATAATTGCAGGATATGCACTATTTTGTATAATCGTCTTCTTCCTTGTAAATCGTCTTTTACGAAAGAAAAAAACGAATGTGGGAGAAGAACAAGTCCCAGCCGTAAATAAAATAGAAGTAAGTAAAGTAGAAACAGAAGAGACAGAAATTGAACGGAAGCAAGAATCGGAAATCTCTAATGTAGTTGAGTTAGAAACAGGACAGCAAGAAGAAGTAAAACAAGAAAAAGAAGTGCCGAAAAAACAAATGTCTATGCCTGTAGAGAATGTGAACGTAAAAGCAGTTGTAGCTGTATTAATTCTCGGCATGTTCGTTTCTATTTTAAACCAAACAATCATTAACGTTGCATTGCCACCGTTAATGAATGAATTTAACGTTTCAACTTCAACAGCACAATGGTTAATTACAGGTTTCATGCTTGTAAATGGTATTTTAGTACCGATTAGTGCCTTTTTAGTTTCGCGATTTACGTATCGTAAATTATTCGTAGCAGCAATGTTATTCTTCACTGTAGGATCTATCATTTGTGCTATTTCAGGAAACTTTACAATGATGATGACGGGCCGCGTTATTCAAGCGGTTGGTGCGGGTATTTTAATGCCGGTTGGTATGAATATCTTCATGACATTATTCCCGCCTCATAAGCGCGGAGCAGCGATGGGATTACTAGGTGTAGCGATGATTTTAGCACCAGCTATCGGACCAACTGTAACAGGTTGGGTGATTGAAAATTACAGCTGGAACTTAATGTTCTATGCGATGTTTATTATTGGTTTAATTATTACGTTCCTATCTTTAAAATTCTTTACACTAGCTCAGCCAGTGTCTAAAACGAAATTAGATATATTTGGTGTGGTTAGTTCAAGTATTGGACTAGGAAGCTTATTGTATGGATTTAGTGAAGCTGGAAATAATAGTTGGACTAGTGCAGAAGTCATTATTTCACTTGTTATCGGTGTAATTGGTTTAGCGTTATTTATTTGGAGAGAGTTAACAACGGACAATAAAATGCTTGATTTACAAGTGTTTAAATATCCAGTATTTACTTTCACTTTAGTAATTAACGCAATCGTAACGATGGCATTATTCGGAGGTATGCTATTACTTCCAGTATATCTACAAAATATTCGTGGCTTTACGCCAATTGAATCTGGTTTACTACTTCTTCCAGGATCATTAATTATGGGAATCATGGGACCAGTAGCGGGTAAATTATTCGATAAATATGGCATTCGTCCATTAGCAATAATTGGATTGGCAATTACGACGTATGCGACATATGAATTTACAAAATTATCGATGGATACACCGTATAGCGTTATTATGACGGATTATATTATACGTTCAATTGGTATGTCATTCATTATGATGCCAATTATGACAGCTGGTATGAACGCACTGCCGATGAAATTAATTTCTCACGGTACAGCAACGCAAAATACGTCAAGACAAGTAGCGGGTTCAATTGGGACAGCGATTTTAATTACACTTATGACGCAACAAACAACTGCTCACGTAGCAGATTACGGCAATATGTTAACAACGTCAAATCCAATTTTAGTTGATAAAGTACACGGTATGGGGCAAAGCTTAGCGGCCTTAGCCGGATCAGCGCAAGCAGGAGATGCGATGGGCACGCAACTATTATATGGACAAATTTCAAAGCTATCTGCAATTAATGGTATTAACGATGCCTTCTTAATTGCAACAATACTCGCAGGTGTTGCTTGGGTGTTATCGTTCTTCTTACCATCAGGCAATAAGCCAAATAGAAAAGCAGGGAATTAA
- a CDS encoding HlyD family secretion protein, which yields MNQFRRMVIINIITLIVLVGGGIGGYYYYNQAENYLKTDNAKIDGKVIPIASPVAGKLTDWKAEVGKNYNENDKLGAVTVAAANGEQTVDVTIPQNATVVQSNATTNAFVGAGSPIAYAFDMNDLWVTANIEETDVDDVQKGQDVDVYVDAYPDTTLSGKVEQVGLTTANTFSMLPSSNATANYTKVTQVVPVKISLDHSKSVNIVPGMNVTVRIHK from the coding sequence ATGAATCAGTTTCGAAGAATGGTGATTATCAACATTATCACATTAATTGTACTAGTTGGCGGCGGTATTGGCGGTTATTACTATTACAATCAAGCGGAAAATTACTTGAAAACAGACAATGCAAAAATTGATGGAAAGGTAATTCCGATTGCATCACCAGTAGCGGGTAAATTAACGGACTGGAAAGCTGAAGTAGGTAAGAATTACAATGAGAATGATAAATTAGGTGCTGTCACTGTAGCAGCAGCTAATGGAGAACAAACAGTAGATGTAACAATTCCGCAAAATGCAACAGTTGTACAATCAAACGCAACAACAAATGCTTTCGTTGGAGCAGGTAGCCCGATCGCTTACGCATTTGACATGAACGATTTATGGGTAACAGCAAACATTGAAGAAACAGATGTTGATGATGTTCAAAAAGGTCAAGATGTAGATGTGTATGTAGATGCATACCCAGATACAACATTATCAGGAAAAGTAGAGCAAGTGGGCTTAACAACAGCGAACACATTCTCTATGTTACCATCAAGCAACGCAACAGCGAACTATACGAAAGTAACACAAGTAGTACCAGTTAAAATTTCTTTAGATCATAGTAAATCAGTAAATATTGTTCCTGGCATGAATGTGACAGTTCGTATTCATAAGTAA
- a CDS encoding TetR/AcrR family transcriptional regulator, with translation MSIKNTNDPRVKRTRQLIQDAFVALVGEKGFENVTVQHIAERAPVNRATFYSHYHDKYDLLDKSIEEMLEKLTEVIKPKNRNKEDFQLTFDSPHPTFLALFEHIAENVNFYNVMLGDKAAGNYSYKMMKTIQVHLTLSLSISQPDDKDLMVPRDILISYVTGAHIGMIMSWLKRGMIYTPHFMAMQLTRLIILGAHTAAGLERPF, from the coding sequence ATGTCTATTAAAAATACAAATGATCCACGTGTTAAGCGGACGAGACAACTCATACAGGATGCTTTTGTCGCTTTAGTAGGCGAAAAAGGTTTTGAAAATGTAACTGTTCAACATATCGCCGAACGTGCTCCTGTAAACCGCGCTACATTTTATAGCCATTACCATGATAAATATGACCTATTAGACAAAAGCATTGAAGAAATGTTAGAGAAGCTAACAGAAGTAATTAAACCGAAGAATAGAAATAAAGAAGATTTTCAACTAACATTTGATTCACCTCATCCGACCTTTTTAGCTTTATTTGAACACATCGCAGAAAATGTGAATTTCTATAATGTTATGCTTGGAGATAAAGCTGCCGGAAACTACTCTTATAAAATGATGAAAACGATACAAGTACATTTAACATTAAGCTTATCTATTTCACAACCAGATGATAAAGATCTTATGGTTCCTCGTGATATTTTGATTAGCTATGTAACAGGAGCTCATATCGGGATGATTATGTCATGGTTAAAAAGAGGGATGATATATACCCCGCATTTCATGGCTATGCAATTAACTCGTTTAATTATTTTAGGAGCTCATACTGCTGCAGGATTAGAAAGACCTTTTTAA
- a CDS encoding M42 family metallopeptidase, protein MTKLDATLTMLKELTDARGIAGNEREPREVMKKYIEPFADELSTDNLGSLVAKKVGEEHGPKIMVAGHLDEVGFMITQIDDKGFLRFQTVGGWWSQVMLAQRVTIVTRKGDITGVIGSKPPHILPPEARKKPVEIKDMFIDIGASSQEEAMEWGVRPGDQVVPYFEFQVMKNEKMLLAKAWDNRIGCAIAIDVLKQLKDEKHPNVVYGVGTVQEEVGLRGAKTSANYIKPDIAFAVDVGIAGDTPGVTAKEAQSKMGDGPQIILYDASVIGHTGLRDFVVDVADELQIPYQYDSVAGGGTDAGAIHIAVNGIPSMAITIATRYIHSHAAMLHRDDYENAVKLIVEVIKRLDKEAVHNITFN, encoded by the coding sequence ATGACAAAATTAGACGCGACATTGACAATGCTAAAAGAATTAACAGATGCACGTGGTATTGCGGGTAACGAGCGTGAACCACGCGAAGTAATGAAGAAATATATTGAGCCGTTTGCGGACGAACTTTCTACTGATAATTTAGGAAGTTTAGTTGCGAAAAAAGTAGGGGAAGAACACGGCCCGAAAATTATGGTTGCTGGTCATTTAGATGAAGTTGGCTTTATGATTACGCAAATTGATGACAAAGGCTTCCTTCGTTTCCAAACTGTTGGTGGCTGGTGGTCACAAGTTATGCTTGCACAACGCGTGACAATTGTAACGCGTAAAGGAGATATAACAGGTGTAATTGGTTCAAAACCACCGCACATCTTACCTCCAGAAGCGCGTAAGAAGCCGGTTGAAATTAAAGACATGTTCATCGATATTGGTGCTTCTAGCCAAGAAGAAGCGATGGAGTGGGGCGTACGACCAGGAGATCAAGTTGTACCTTACTTTGAATTCCAAGTGATGAAGAATGAAAAAATGTTACTTGCAAAAGCATGGGATAACCGAATTGGTTGTGCAATCGCAATTGACGTATTAAAGCAATTAAAAGATGAAAAGCATCCAAACGTTGTATACGGCGTAGGGACTGTACAAGAAGAAGTCGGTCTTCGTGGTGCGAAAACATCTGCAAACTATATTAAACCAGATATCGCATTCGCAGTAGATGTTGGTATCGCTGGAGATACGCCAGGTGTAACGGCAAAAGAAGCGCAAAGTAAAATGGGTGATGGACCACAGATCATTTTATATGATGCTTCTGTTATTGGACATACAGGTTTACGTGACTTTGTAGTTGATGTTGCTGACGAATTACAAATTCCGTATCAATATGATTCAGTAGCTGGCGGAGGAACGGATGCAGGTGCAATTCATATTGCTGTAAATGGTATTCCGTCTATGGCAATTACGATTGCAACGCGCTACATTCATTCTCATGCGGCAATGTTGCACCGTGATGACTATGAAAATGCAGTGAAGTTAATTGTAGAAGTTATTAAACGTCTTGATAAAGAGGCTGTACATAACATTACATTTAATTAA
- a CDS encoding dUTP diphosphatase, with translation MDLLQLFKLQKELDDRIAKEHDLQPKKLLKEKMLALLVEIGELANETRCFKYWSNKPASEREVILEEYVDGLHFILSIGIDLGIDKNFLFYKCAQTNKTQVEIFLDTYAKVIRFTDQPSITNYIELFTSYLRLGQALEFEQEEIEKAYLDKNEVNHQRQTQGY, from the coding sequence ATGGACTTACTACAACTATTTAAATTACAAAAAGAATTAGATGACCGTATTGCGAAAGAACATGACTTACAACCGAAAAAGTTGTTAAAAGAAAAAATGTTAGCTCTTCTTGTAGAAATTGGAGAACTAGCAAACGAAACACGTTGTTTTAAATATTGGAGCAACAAACCAGCATCAGAACGTGAAGTAATATTAGAAGAATATGTAGATGGTTTGCATTTTATTTTATCAATCGGAATTGATTTAGGTATTGATAAAAACTTCCTATTCTATAAGTGTGCACAAACGAATAAAACACAAGTAGAAATTTTCTTAGACACATATGCGAAGGTAATTCGTTTTACAGATCAACCATCTATTACGAACTATATTGAATTATTTACAAGCTATCTTCGACTTGGACAAGCGCTTGAGTTTGAACAAGAAGAGATTGAAAAGGCATATTTAGATAAAAACGAAGTAAATCATCAGCGTCAAACACAAGGATACTAA
- the rplT gene encoding 50S ribosomal protein L20: protein MPRVKGGTVTRQRRKKVIKLAKGYYGSKNTLFKVANQQVMKSLMYAFRDRRQKKRDFRKLWITRINAAARMNGLSYSRLMHGLKNAGIEVNRKMLADLAVHDEKAFAELATVAKNNIN, encoded by the coding sequence ATGCCAAGAGTAAAAGGTGGTACAGTTACTCGTCAACGTCGTAAAAAAGTAATTAAATTAGCAAAAGGTTACTACGGTTCAAAAAATACATTATTCAAGGTTGCTAACCAACAGGTTATGAAATCTCTAATGTATGCATTCCGTGACCGCCGTCAAAAGAAACGTGACTTCCGTAAATTATGGATTACACGTATCAACGCAGCAGCTCGTATGAATGGTCTTTCTTACAGCCGCTTAATGCACGGTCTTAAAAATGCTGGCATCGAAGTTAACCGCAAGATGCTTGCTGACTTAGCTGTTCATGACGAAAAAGCTTTCGCTGAATTAGCAACAGTTGCAAAAAACAACATTAACTAA
- the rpmI gene encoding 50S ribosomal protein L35 produces the protein MPKQKTHRGAAKRFKKTGSGKLKRSHAYTSHLFANKSTKAKRKLRKAGVVSAGDFKRIRQMLDNLK, from the coding sequence ATGCCTAAACAAAAAACTCATCGCGGCGCTGCAAAGCGTTTCAAAAAGACTGGATCAGGTAAACTGAAACGTTCTCACGCTTACACAAGCCATTTATTCGCTAACAAATCTACAAAAGCTAAACGTAAACTACGTAAAGCTGGTGTAGTAAGCGCTGGTGACTTCAAACGCATTCGTCAAATGCTTGACAACTTAAAATAA
- the infC gene encoding translation initiation factor IF-3, with translation MMINEQIRAREVRLVGANGDQLGIKSRNDALDLAANLNLDLVLVAPNAKPPVCRIMDYGKFRFEQQKKEKEQRKNQKVISMKEVRLSPTIDEHDFNTKLRNAIKFLEKGDKVKASIRFKGRAITHKEIGQRVLDRFSEACAEVSTVESKPKMEGRSMFLVLAPKNDK, from the coding sequence ATGATGATTAACGAGCAAATTCGTGCACGTGAAGTACGTTTAGTTGGCGCAAATGGCGATCAACTTGGAATCAAGTCTCGTAATGACGCTTTAGACTTAGCTGCAAATCTTAATCTTGATTTAGTATTAGTTGCTCCAAATGCGAAACCGCCAGTATGCCGCATTATGGACTACGGTAAATTCCGCTTTGAGCAACAGAAAAAAGAAAAAGAGCAGCGCAAAAATCAAAAAGTAATTAGCATGAAAGAAGTTCGTTTAAGTCCAACAATTGATGAACACGACTTTAACACAAAACTTCGTAATGCTATCAAGTTTTTAGAGAAAGGCGACAAGGTTAAAGCGTCAATTCGCTTTAAAGGACGTGCCATTACTCATAAAGAAATCGGTCAACGTGTTTTAGATCGCTTCTCAGAAGCTTGTGCTGAAGTTAGTACAGTTGAATCTAAGCCTAAAATGGAAGGACGCAGTATGTTCTTAGTTTTAGCACCGAAAAACGATAAGTAA
- the thrS gene encoding threonine--tRNA ligase, whose protein sequence is MADVVKITFPDGAVKEFPKGVTTEEIAASISPGLKKKAVAGKLNDEMIDLVTPIEEDGAVSIITLDSEDGLYILRHSTAHLLAQALKRLYKDVKLELGIGPVIENGFYYDIDMEEAITVEDFKKIEKEMQKIVNENLEIVRHEVPRAEALRRFEEIGDELKLDLINDLPEDAIISIYEQGEFFDLCRGVHLPSTGKIKVFKLLSVAGAYWRGDSNNKMLQRIYGTAFVKKAELDEHLRMLEEAKERDHRKLGKELKLFTNSQKVGQGLPLWLPKGATIRRIIERYIVDKEASLGYDHVYTPVLGSRELYETSGHWNHYRDGMFPSMEMDNEELVLRPMNCPHHMMVYKNDIHSYRELPIRIAELGTMHRYEMSGALSGLQRVRGMTLNDAHIFVRPDQIKEELKRVVNLTLEVYKDFGLENYSFRLSYRDPADTKKYYADDEMWEKAQGMLKEAMDEMGLDYYEAEGEAAFYGPKLDVQVRTALGKDETLSTVQLDFLLPERFELSYVGEDGKQHRPVVIHRGVVSTMERFVAFLIEEYKGAFPTWLAPVQAQVIPVSPQVHLDYAKKVQDELRRAGIRVELDTREEKIGYKIREAQMQKIPYMLVVGDNEVTENGVNVRKYGEQKSETIALDAFVDMIKVEGKR, encoded by the coding sequence ATGGCAGATGTAGTTAAAATTACTTTCCCTGATGGAGCTGTGAAGGAGTTTCCAAAAGGCGTAACAACTGAAGAAATCGCAGCTTCTATTAGCCCAGGCTTAAAGAAAAAAGCTGTGGCTGGAAAATTAAACGATGAGATGATCGATCTTGTTACACCAATTGAAGAAGATGGTGCAGTTTCTATTATTACATTAGATTCTGAAGATGGCTTATACATTTTACGCCATTCAACAGCCCACCTTTTAGCACAAGCGTTAAAACGTTTATATAAAGATGTTAAGCTTGAGCTTGGCATTGGCCCAGTAATCGAAAACGGCTTCTACTACGATATTGATATGGAAGAAGCAATTACAGTTGAAGACTTCAAGAAAATCGAAAAAGAAATGCAAAAAATTGTGAACGAGAACTTAGAAATCGTTCGCCATGAAGTACCACGTGCAGAAGCACTTCGTCGCTTTGAAGAAATCGGCGATGAGTTAAAATTAGATTTAATTAACGATCTTCCAGAAGATGCGATTATTTCAATCTATGAGCAAGGCGAATTCTTCGACCTTTGCCGTGGTGTTCACCTTCCATCTACAGGGAAAATTAAAGTATTTAAATTATTAAGCGTTGCGGGTGCTTACTGGCGCGGCGATAGCAATAATAAAATGCTACAACGTATTTACGGTACTGCATTCGTTAAGAAAGCAGAATTAGATGAGCACTTACGTATGCTTGAAGAAGCAAAAGAGCGCGATCACCGTAAATTAGGTAAAGAATTAAAGCTATTTACTAATAGCCAAAAAGTAGGACAAGGTTTACCACTTTGGTTACCAAAGGGTGCAACAATCCGCCGCATTATCGAGCGTTACATCGTTGATAAAGAAGCGAGCTTAGGCTATGATCACGTATACACTCCAGTATTAGGAAGCAGAGAGCTTTATGAAACTTCTGGTCACTGGAATCACTACCGTGATGGTATGTTCCCATCAATGGAAATGGATAATGAAGAGTTAGTTCTTCGTCCAATGAACTGCCCTCACCACATGATGGTTTATAAAAACGATATTCACAGCTACCGTGAATTACCAATCCGTATTGCGGAACTTGGAACAATGCACCGCTATGAAATGTCAGGTGCGTTATCTGGATTACAACGTGTACGCGGAATGACTTTAAACGATGCGCACATTTTCGTACGCCCAGATCAAATTAAAGAAGAGTTAAAACGTGTTGTAAACTTAACGCTAGAAGTGTACAAAGATTTCGGTTTAGAGAACTACTCATTCCGTCTATCTTATCGCGACCCAGCAGATACTAAAAAGTACTATGCTGATGATGAGATGTGGGAAAAAGCACAAGGTATGTTAAAAGAAGCTATGGATGAAATGGGTCTTGATTACTACGAAGCTGAAGGTGAAGCGGCATTCTACGGTCCAAAACTTGACGTTCAAGTTCGTACTGCTCTTGGAAAAGACGAAACACTTTCAACTGTACAATTAGACTTCTTACTTCCAGAACGCTTTGAACTATCTTACGTTGGTGAAGACGGTAAACAACACCGTCCAGTTGTAATTCACCGTGGTGTTGTATCAACTATGGAACGTTTCGTAGCCTTCTTAATTGAAGAATACAAAGGTGCATTTCCAACTTGGTTAGCTCCAGTTCAAGCACAAGTAATTCCAGTTTCTCCGCAAGTACATTTAGACTATGCGAAGAAAGTACAAGATGAATTACGCCGTGCTGGTATCCGTGTTGAATTAGATACTCGTGAAGAGAAAATTGGTTACAAAATCCGTGAAGCACAAATGCAAAAAATTCCGTACATGCTTGTAGTAGGCGACAATGAAGTAACTGAAAATGGCGTAAACGTACGTAAATATGGTGAACAAAAATCAGAAACAATCGCATTAGATGCTTTTGTTGACATGATTAAAGTAGAAGGTAAACGATAA
- the ytxC gene encoding putative sporulation protein YtxC → MIEICFEEKNDAMHVYRQLLKRAELLYKETSVYLQEQKIVIHIPVGESNYIEKILLPVMVYFIVNVKQNEWIYTILKEKFFYEEQEECHQILHMAQEILKGRRKGIARELTRHTFESYIKSSLNNWLCDPLSFSFSSYVRFRLRTYREMVAKLAEVAIDEYKLEQEYQMFIETLRQQVRSRKSRLSCVHLIFDESFIFYDDKGRRLKQEKLVQYIDEELLKQKDVYIDTKVIAPLLSISPKKIYLYTKEQDHNMIITLRNVFQERVQLHGLHEFERNVKNLKNKGNALDFLSF, encoded by the coding sequence GTGATTGAAATTTGCTTCGAAGAAAAAAATGATGCTATGCATGTATACAGACAACTACTGAAAAGAGCGGAACTGTTATATAAGGAAACGAGTGTGTATTTACAGGAACAAAAGATTGTAATTCACATACCGGTAGGTGAATCGAATTATATTGAAAAGATTTTATTGCCAGTAATGGTGTATTTCATTGTGAATGTAAAGCAAAATGAGTGGATTTATACAATTTTAAAAGAAAAGTTTTTTTATGAAGAACAAGAAGAGTGTCATCAAATATTGCATATGGCACAAGAGATTTTAAAGGGAAGAAGAAAAGGGATTGCTCGTGAATTAACACGTCACACATTTGAATCATATATTAAGTCTTCTTTAAATAATTGGCTTTGTGATCCGCTCTCATTCTCGTTTTCATCATATGTTCGTTTTCGTCTTCGTACATATAGGGAAATGGTAGCTAAGCTTGCTGAAGTGGCGATTGATGAGTATAAGTTGGAGCAAGAATATCAAATGTTTATTGAGACGCTCCGGCAACAAGTACGTAGCCGGAAATCACGTTTGTCCTGTGTGCATCTTATTTTTGATGAAAGTTTTATTTTCTATGATGATAAAGGTAGACGTTTAAAACAGGAGAAATTGGTCCAATATATAGATGAGGAATTATTGAAGCAAAAGGATGTATATATTGACACGAAAGTAATTGCACCACTTCTTTCTATTTCGCCAAAAAAAATTTATTTATATACGAAAGAACAAGATCATAATATGATTATTACTTTGCGAAATGTATTTCAAGAACGGGTCCAATTACATGGATTACATGAGTTTGAGCGCAATGTGAAAAATTTAAAAAATAAAGGTAACGCCCTTGATTTTCTAAGTTTTTGA
- the dnaI gene encoding primosomal protein DnaI, with product MEHIQNSFAKLMENKNFKNRYEVLKAEVMAHPRVKEFIDEHKGEVTTSMIERSLVKLYEYIGQSVGCADCPDLGSCKNMLQGYEPKLVIQGKMIDIQYDRCVRKVAYDERKKYEKLVQSVYMPTDILQATMENLDPSDLDARIDAIGAANEFLSTYEPGKKVQGLYLYGKFGVGKTYLLGAIANELARKKISSMLVYFPEFLREIKSSIQDNSIGEKIDAVKRVQVLMLDDIGAEAMSSFVRDDVLGAILQFRMLENLPTFFTSNFDFKELEHHLTYTQRGEAEQMKAARIMERIKYLAKPITIGGKNRRHK from the coding sequence ATGGAGCATATTCAAAATTCATTTGCAAAGTTAATGGAAAATAAAAATTTTAAAAATAGATATGAAGTATTAAAGGCGGAAGTAATGGCACATCCGCGTGTGAAAGAATTTATAGACGAACATAAAGGTGAAGTAACAACTTCTATGATTGAGCGCAGTCTTGTAAAATTATACGAATATATTGGACAAAGTGTAGGTTGCGCAGATTGTCCAGATCTAGGTTCGTGTAAAAACATGCTGCAAGGATATGAGCCAAAGCTTGTTATCCAAGGGAAGATGATTGATATTCAATACGATCGTTGCGTTAGAAAAGTAGCATATGACGAGAGAAAGAAATATGAAAAACTCGTTCAAAGTGTATATATGCCAACTGACATTTTACAGGCAACGATGGAAAACTTAGATCCGTCTGATTTAGATGCGCGTATTGATGCAATTGGTGCAGCCAATGAATTTTTAAGTACATATGAACCTGGTAAAAAAGTACAAGGTTTATATTTGTACGGTAAATTTGGTGTAGGGAAAACGTATTTATTAGGAGCAATTGCGAATGAGCTTGCTCGAAAGAAAATTAGTTCGATGCTCGTATATTTCCCTGAATTTCTACGTGAAATTAAAAGTTCGATTCAAGATAATTCGATTGGGGAAAAGATTGATGCGGTGAAACGCGTACAAGTTTTAATGTTAGATGATATTGGAGCGGAAGCGATGTCAAGCTTTGTGCGTGATGATGTGCTTGGTGCAATTTTGCAATTCCGTATGTTAGAAAACTTACCGACGTTCTTTACGTCTAACTTTGATTTCAAGGAATTGGAACATCATTTAACGTATACACAGCGTGGTGAAGCAGAACAAATGAAAGCAGCGCGTATTATGGAACGAATTAAATATTTAGCGAAGCCAATTACAATTGGCGGGAAAAACCGACGTCATAAGTAA